One genomic window of Phoenix dactylifera cultivar Barhee BC4 chromosome 6, palm_55x_up_171113_PBpolish2nd_filt_p, whole genome shotgun sequence includes the following:
- the LOC103713331 gene encoding bZIP transcription factor 1-B-like isoform X1, giving the protein MGSGEVNTPTKTQKPTSTQEQPPSSPAMVYPDWASFQAYYNASGTSPMPPPGFLHSPVASSPQGRPYMWSPQIISPYGTPPPFVAMYPHGGIYPHPSIPPGSCPYSPYPMPSANGIAEASVAGASGAETDGKLRGGKERSPPKKSRGSLGSLNMLTGKVNKTGIASGASANGVFSQSGESGSEGSSEGSDADSQNGSQRNHGSEHGSGDEEAQKGSTARTTSNEVTHTPSTPIVSNPTVPFVTIPPGGLAGPTTTLNIGMDYWGGSASISALRGKVPAAPSMAPLVPSGLAGSQNSVPPDPSMQDERELKRQKRKQSNRESARRSRLRKQAECEELANRVMTLKEENNSLKEELERMHGDCDKLTSENASLAEKLRKHLGEESRADEQVDPVCGDG; this is encoded by the exons ATGGGCAGTGGGGAGGTGAATACTCCAACCAAAACTCAGAAGCCAACTTCGACACAG GAACAACCGCCTAGCAGTCCTGCTATGGTTTATCCTGATTGGGCTTCATTTCAG GCATATTATAATGCTTCTGGAACAAGTCCTATGCCTCCTCCGGGGTTTCTCCATTCTCCTGTGGCATCAAGTCCACAAGGGCGCCCATATATGTGGAGTCCACAG ATAATTTCTCCATATGGGACTCCACCACCATTTGTTGCTATGTATCCACATGGGGGTATTTATCCTCATCCATCCATTCCTCCG ggATCTTGTCCATACAGCCCTTATCCAATGCCATCAGCAAATGGGATTGCAGAAGCTTCT GTTGCTGGAGCTAGCGGCGCAGAAACAGATGGTAAGTTGCGTGGAGGTAAGGAAAGGAGTCCTCCAAAGAAATCCAGAGGAAGCTTAGGAAGTCTGAATATGCTTACAGGCAAGGTTAATAAAACTGGAATAGCATCTGGTGCATCTGCTAATGGTGTCTTTTCACAAAG TGGTGAGAGTGGAAGTGAAGGTTCGAGCGAGGGAAGTGATGCCGATTCTCAAAAT GGTTCCCAGCGAAATCATGGTTCTGAACATGGTTCAGGCGATG AGGAAGCTCAGAAAGGCAGCACTGCTCGAACCACATCAAATGAAGTTACACATACACCATCTACGCCAATTGTGTCGAACCCAACTGTGCCATTTGTGACAATCCCACCGGGTGGCCTTGCTGGTCCAACCACCACCCTGAACATTGGGATGGACTACTGGGGAGGTTCTGCTTCTATTTCTGCACTCCGAGGCAAAGTTCCTGCTGCCCCATCTATGGCACCCTTGGTTCCATCTGGTCTTGCAGGTTCACAAAACAGTGTTCCACCTGATCCTTCGATGCAG GATGAAAGAGAACTGAAGAGACAAAAGCGAAAACAATCTAACAGGGAATCTGCACGCCGCTCACGATTACGTAAGCAG GCTGAATGTGAAGAACTCGCCAATCGTGTGATGACTCTAAAAGAGGAAAATAATTCACTAAAAGAAGAATTGGAGCGTATGCACGGGGATTGTGATAAATTGACATCAGAAAATGCCAGTCTTGCT GAGAAACTTAGAAAACATTTGGGTGAGGAATCAAGAGCAGATGAGCAAGTAGATCCTGTTTGTGGAGATGGCTGA
- the LOC103713331 gene encoding bZIP transcription factor 1-B-like isoform X2 → MGSGEVNTPTKTQKPTSTQEQPPSSPAMVYPDWASFQAYYNASGTSPMPPPGFLHSPVASSPQGRPYMWSPQIISPYGTPPPFVAMYPHGGIYPHPSIPPGSCPYSPYPMPSANGIAEASVAGASGAETDGKVNKTGIASGASANGVFSQSGESGSEGSSEGSDADSQNGSQRNHGSEHGSGDEEAQKGSTARTTSNEVTHTPSTPIVSNPTVPFVTIPPGGLAGPTTTLNIGMDYWGGSASISALRGKVPAAPSMAPLVPSGLAGSQNSVPPDPSMQDERELKRQKRKQSNRESARRSRLRKQAECEELANRVMTLKEENNSLKEELERMHGDCDKLTSENASLAEKLRKHLGEESRADEQVDPVCGDG, encoded by the exons ATGGGCAGTGGGGAGGTGAATACTCCAACCAAAACTCAGAAGCCAACTTCGACACAG GAACAACCGCCTAGCAGTCCTGCTATGGTTTATCCTGATTGGGCTTCATTTCAG GCATATTATAATGCTTCTGGAACAAGTCCTATGCCTCCTCCGGGGTTTCTCCATTCTCCTGTGGCATCAAGTCCACAAGGGCGCCCATATATGTGGAGTCCACAG ATAATTTCTCCATATGGGACTCCACCACCATTTGTTGCTATGTATCCACATGGGGGTATTTATCCTCATCCATCCATTCCTCCG ggATCTTGTCCATACAGCCCTTATCCAATGCCATCAGCAAATGGGATTGCAGAAGCTTCT GTTGCTGGAGCTAGCGGCGCAGAAACAGATG GCAAGGTTAATAAAACTGGAATAGCATCTGGTGCATCTGCTAATGGTGTCTTTTCACAAAG TGGTGAGAGTGGAAGTGAAGGTTCGAGCGAGGGAAGTGATGCCGATTCTCAAAAT GGTTCCCAGCGAAATCATGGTTCTGAACATGGTTCAGGCGATG AGGAAGCTCAGAAAGGCAGCACTGCTCGAACCACATCAAATGAAGTTACACATACACCATCTACGCCAATTGTGTCGAACCCAACTGTGCCATTTGTGACAATCCCACCGGGTGGCCTTGCTGGTCCAACCACCACCCTGAACATTGGGATGGACTACTGGGGAGGTTCTGCTTCTATTTCTGCACTCCGAGGCAAAGTTCCTGCTGCCCCATCTATGGCACCCTTGGTTCCATCTGGTCTTGCAGGTTCACAAAACAGTGTTCCACCTGATCCTTCGATGCAG GATGAAAGAGAACTGAAGAGACAAAAGCGAAAACAATCTAACAGGGAATCTGCACGCCGCTCACGATTACGTAAGCAG GCTGAATGTGAAGAACTCGCCAATCGTGTGATGACTCTAAAAGAGGAAAATAATTCACTAAAAGAAGAATTGGAGCGTATGCACGGGGATTGTGATAAATTGACATCAGAAAATGCCAGTCTTGCT GAGAAACTTAGAAAACATTTGGGTGAGGAATCAAGAGCAGATGAGCAAGTAGATCCTGTTTGTGGAGATGGCTGA
- the LOC103713331 gene encoding bZIP transcription factor 16-like isoform X3, translating to MYPHGGIYPHPSIPPGSCPYSPYPMPSANGIAEASVAGASGAETDGKLRGGKERSPPKKSRGSLGSLNMLTGKVNKTGIASGASANGVFSQSGESGSEGSSEGSDADSQNGSQRNHGSEHGSGDEEAQKGSTARTTSNEVTHTPSTPIVSNPTVPFVTIPPGGLAGPTTTLNIGMDYWGGSASISALRGKVPAAPSMAPLVPSGLAGSQNSVPPDPSMQDERELKRQKRKQSNRESARRSRLRKQAECEELANRVMTLKEENNSLKEELERMHGDCDKLTSENASLAEKLRKHLGEESRADEQVDPVCGDG from the exons ATGTATCCACATGGGGGTATTTATCCTCATCCATCCATTCCTCCG ggATCTTGTCCATACAGCCCTTATCCAATGCCATCAGCAAATGGGATTGCAGAAGCTTCT GTTGCTGGAGCTAGCGGCGCAGAAACAGATGGTAAGTTGCGTGGAGGTAAGGAAAGGAGTCCTCCAAAGAAATCCAGAGGAAGCTTAGGAAGTCTGAATATGCTTACAGGCAAGGTTAATAAAACTGGAATAGCATCTGGTGCATCTGCTAATGGTGTCTTTTCACAAAG TGGTGAGAGTGGAAGTGAAGGTTCGAGCGAGGGAAGTGATGCCGATTCTCAAAAT GGTTCCCAGCGAAATCATGGTTCTGAACATGGTTCAGGCGATG AGGAAGCTCAGAAAGGCAGCACTGCTCGAACCACATCAAATGAAGTTACACATACACCATCTACGCCAATTGTGTCGAACCCAACTGTGCCATTTGTGACAATCCCACCGGGTGGCCTTGCTGGTCCAACCACCACCCTGAACATTGGGATGGACTACTGGGGAGGTTCTGCTTCTATTTCTGCACTCCGAGGCAAAGTTCCTGCTGCCCCATCTATGGCACCCTTGGTTCCATCTGGTCTTGCAGGTTCACAAAACAGTGTTCCACCTGATCCTTCGATGCAG GATGAAAGAGAACTGAAGAGACAAAAGCGAAAACAATCTAACAGGGAATCTGCACGCCGCTCACGATTACGTAAGCAG GCTGAATGTGAAGAACTCGCCAATCGTGTGATGACTCTAAAAGAGGAAAATAATTCACTAAAAGAAGAATTGGAGCGTATGCACGGGGATTGTGATAAATTGACATCAGAAAATGCCAGTCTTGCT GAGAAACTTAGAAAACATTTGGGTGAGGAATCAAGAGCAGATGAGCAAGTAGATCCTGTTTGTGGAGATGGCTGA